The genomic interval CTCCAGCTCGAGCGACTTCAGCCGATCCGATTCGAGCGCCGCCTTGCCTACCCCGCGCCCGACGGGCGTGGAGCCGGTGAAGGAAACGACCGAGGGAACCGGATGCTGCACCATCGCATCGCCGATGGCGCTTCCCGATCCGGGCAGGACCGCGACGAGGCCGGGCGGCAGTCCGGCTTCCTCGGCGATGGCCGCGAAGATCGTGCCGCCGGTGACGATGGAATCGCTCGCCGGCTTGACCACCACGCCATTGCCGAGCGCGAGCGCGGGGAACAGCGTGCGCGCGGTCAGTTGCAGGGGGAAGTTCCACGGGCTGATGAGCGTCACCACGCCCGCCGGCTGGCGGTAGGCGCGGCTTTCCTTGCCGGGAATGTCCTCGGGCAGGATCGCACCCTCGACCATGAAGGGCAGGGCGGCGGCTTCCTGCCGCGCAACCTGCGTCACCAGCATCATCTCGAGCGCGGCCTTCAGCTTCGTGCCGCCGACCTCGCGCACGATCCAGTCGGCGATCTCGTCCGTGCGCGCCTCGAGGATATCGGCGATCGCGTGCATCCTGGCCGAGCGCGCGGCGGGGGGCAGGCCCGCCCATTGCTTCTGCGCCTCGGCGCTGGCGCGGTAGGCTTCGTCGACATCGTCCGGAGTGGCGCCGGCCATCTCGAAGATCGTGCTCTCGTCCCACGGGGAGATATTGGCGAGGGTGTCGCCGCCCCCGCGGCGCCATTCGCCGGCGAGGTAGATGCGATCGAGATTGTCGTAGGCAGCCAAGGCGGGCCTCCCTGATATCGTCTGTAATACGGCGGGGTTGCGGCACGGGCGGGAAACGTCGCCGTCTCCCGCCCCGTGCGTTGCGCGGTCAGTCCTGCTTGACGCTCTCGCGATCCCAGAAGCGCAGCTTCGCGCATTTCTCGATAAAGGACTTCGCCGCGTCGTCACCTGTCGAGACATCGACGAAACCATCGTCCATCCAGTCCCATACGCCGGCCGTTTCGAACAGGGGCCGGACGGCGGGAACGTAGGCGACGAACTTGGCGTGGGCGAAGGCGTCGTTGACGAAATCGATGCTCGGCTTGTCGGTGTTGTACCGCTTTGCCGATTCCTCGCTCATGACGACGGCCACGGCATCGTAGACGACCGACGGCCCGCCATCGATCTTCTCGTCGGCTTCCATCATCGAACCGTCCGAAAGCTTCGCGCCGGCGACGTGCGGAGCGACGATCTCGGCCATCGCGCCGGCATCCTTGGCCGCGGTCTTGAGCGCGTTGACCACGCCCGCATCGGCGCCCTCGGCGATGTAGATGCCCAGCTTGCGCCCCTTGAAGCTGTCGGGTCCGTTCAGGACGATCGAAAGCGCCGGACTTTCGGGCAGGTCGGTGATCGGTTCGCGAGCGAGCGGCACCTTCTCGGGCAGGTCGGCAAGACCGATGCCGTCCGCGACTTCGCGCGCGAGATCCTCGTCGATGTGGCGCAGGTGCCCTACCATGCGCTTGCGGATGCTCATGCGGCCGACCTTGGACAGCTCGAAGGTCAGCGCGTTGGCCATGTGCGTCTGTTCGACCGGCGTTTGCGAGACGTAGAACTGGCGCGCCTGGCTGTAGTGGTCGGCAAAGGTTTCGCTGCGCACACGCATTTTCGGGCCGCGCACTTCCTCGGGGTAGGATTCGAAACCGCGCATCGGGCAGCCGCGCGGGCCGCGATCCTCCTCGGCCCCGTCACCGTCGCCCCAGCTGTTCGGTTCGTAATTGACCCGACCCTTGGGGTTGGTCATCGCCATGTGCCCGTCCTGCTGGAAGTGGCGCACCGGGCACTTGGGCGCGTTGATCGGCAGATGCGTGAAGTTGGGGCCGCCCAGCCGCTTCAGCTGCGTGTCGAGATAGCTGAAGTTGCGCCCTTGCAGCAGCGGATCGTCCGAATGGTCGATACCCGGCACGATGTTCTGCGTGCAGAACGCGACCTGTTCGGTCTCGGCGAAGAAATTGTCGACATTGGCATCGAGCGTCAGCGTCCCGATGATCTCGACCGGCACCTGTTCCTCGGGAATGATCTTCGTCGCGTCGAGCACGTCGAACTCGAAGCTGTCGGCGAAGTCCTCGTCGAAGACCTGGATGCCCAGATCCCATTGCGGATAGTCGCCCGCATCGATGGCGTCCCACATGTCGCGGCGGTGGAAGTCCGGGTCGGCCCCGTTCACCTTCAGCGCCTCGTTCCAGATGACCGACTGGAGGCCCTGTTTCGGCTTCCAGTGGAACTTCACGAAATGGCTCTTTCCCTCCTCGTTCACGAGCCGGAAGGTGTGCACGCCGAAACCTTCCATGAAGCGGAAGGAGCGCGGTATCGTGCGATCCGACATGATCCACATGATCATGTTCATCGATTCGGGGCTGAGCGAGACGAAGTCCCAGAAATTGTCATGCGCCGTCTGCGCCTGCGGGAAGCCGCGGTCGGGCGCCGGCTTGGCGGCATGGATCAGGTCGGGAAACTTGATCGCGTCCTGGATGAAGAACACCGGGATGTTGTTGCCGACCAGGTCCCAGTTGCCCTCCCTGGTATAGAACTTGGTCGCGAAACCGCGCACGTCGCGCGCCAGGTCGGGCGAACCCTTGTTGCCGGCCACCGTGGAAAACCGCGTGAAGGTGGGCGTCTTGACCCCGACCTCGTTGAAGATGCTGGCGCGCGAATATTCCGGGATCGCCTTCTTCAGCTCGAAATGCCCGTGAACGCCGTAGCCGCGGGCGTGGACGACGCGTTCGGGAATGCGCTCGTGATCGAAGTGAAAGATCTTCTCGCGGGCGATCTGGTCTTCCAGCAGCTGCGGGCCGCGGGGGCCGGCGGTCAGCCAGTTCTGGTCGTCGGCGACGGGCGCGCCCTGCGCGGTGGTCATCACGTCGTCGTCGCCCTTGGGCTTCTGATGGTTTGCGCCACCTTTCGACAGTTCGAATTCGTCGGCCATCTGATCGTCCTTTGCGGGGGGAGGGGAGGGTATCAGTAAGCCTACGTGAGCCGGTGCGTGTTGTTCCTCGCGAAGGGCCGCGGGCCGCTGAAAACCCGCCCGATCGAACAAAAATCAAGGGCTCCCCGGCGCCTGCCGGAGAGCCCCTGAGGAGACAGCGCCTGGCGGGATGCTACCGGTGGTACTTCGCGCAGCGCACGTCGAAGCGGTCGGCGTCCATCACCTTGGTCCAGGCGGCCACGAAATCGCGGACGAACTTCTCTTCATTGCCGTTCTCGGCATAGACTTCGGCGACGGCGCGAAGCTGCGAGTTGGAGCCGAAGATGAGGTCCGTGCGGGTGGCGTTCCACCGGTGCTCCTCGGTGGCGCGATCGGTGCCGACGAACTTCTCGTCGCCGCTTTCGTCGACCACTTCCCAGGCCGTGTTCATGTCGAGCAGGTTGACGAAGAAGTCGTTGGTCAGTCTGCCCGGCCGATCGGTGAACTGCCCTTCGTCGCCGGCGCTCGAATGGTTGGCGCCCAGCACCCGCAGACCGCCGACCAGCACCGTCATTTCGGGAATGGTCAGGCCGAGCAGCTGCGCCCGGTCGAGAAGCATCTCCTCGGTCTTCACCGAATGCTTGGTCTTGAGGTAGTTGCGAAAGCCGTCGGCGTGCGGTTCCATCGGCTCGAAGCTTTCCGCGTCGGTCTGCTCCTCGCTCGCGTCGCCGCGCCCGCCGGTGAAAGGCACCGAAATGTCGAAGCCGGCATCCTTCGCCGCCTTTTCCACCGCCGCGCTGCCGGCGAGCACGATGGCGTCGGCCATCGACAGCGAACCGCGCAAGCTGTCGATCTTCGCGAGCGTCGATGCCAGCTCGTCCGGGTCGTTCGCCGCCCAGCCCTTCTGCGGGGCGAGGCGCACGCGCGCGCCGTTGGCGCCGCCGCGGTGGTCGGAACAGCGATAGGTGCTGGCAGACGCCCAGGCGGCCTTGACCAGCTCGGCCACGGACAGGCCGCTATCGAGGATCTTCGACTTGAAGCTCGAGACGTCGCTGTCGGAAGGATCGGTGCCGGCGGGAACGGGATCCTGCCAGATCAGGTCTTCTGCCGGCACGTCGGGGCCGAGATAGCGGTGCTTTGGCCCCATGTCGCGGTGGGTCAGCTTGAACCACGCGCGGGCGAAGGCGTCGGCGAACTGATCCGGATTGTCGCGGAAGCGTTCGGAGATCTTGCGATATTCCGGATCGACCTTCATCGCCATGTCGGCGGTGGTCATCATGGTCGGCACGCGCTTGCCCTCGCGGTGCGCGTCGGGTGCGAGCGTATCCTCGGGATCGCCGACCGGATGCCACTGCTTCGCGCCCGCCGGGCTGGTCGTCAGCTCGTATTCGTGGCCGAGCAACATCTCGAAATAGCCGTTGTCCCAGCTGGTCGGGTCGGGCGTCCACGCGCCTTCCAGGCCCGAGGTGATCGTATGCTCGCCCACGCCGCTTTCGTAGCCGCTCGTCCAGCCGAGGCCCTGGAAGGCGATGTCGGCCCCTTCGGGGTCCGCGCCGACCAGATTGGCATCGCCCGCGCCGTGGCACTTGCCGAAGGTGTGCCCGCCGGCGGTCAGCGCCACGGTTTCCTCGTCGTTCATCGCCATGCGGGCGAAGGTCTCGCGAATGTCGCGTGCCGAGGCGGCCGGGTCGGGATCGCCGCCCGGACCTTCGGGATTGACGTAGATGAGGCCCATCTGGATCGCCGCGAGCGGGTTCTCCAGCGCCATCTCCTTGTCCGGCTGAATGCGCGTTTCGGCGCCGGTGTTCACCCACTCTTCCTCGGTCCCCCAGTAGACGTCGGTTTCCGGCGCGAACACGTCCGCCCGGCCGCCGCCGAAGCCGAATACCGGCCCGCCCATGCTCTCTATCGCGATGTTGCCGGTCAGCACGAACAGGTCGGCCCAGCTGATGTGCTTGCCGTATTTCTGCTTGATCGGCCAAAGCAGGCGCCGCGCCTTGTCGAGATTGGCGTTGTCCGGCCACGAGTTGAGCGGGGCGAAGCGCTGTTGACCGCTACCGGCGCCGCCGCGCCCGTCGGCCGTGCGATACGTGCCCGCGGCGTGCCAGGCCATGCGGATGAAGAACGGCCCGTAATGCCCGTAATCGGCGGGCCACCACGGCTTCGAATCGGTCATCAGCGCTTTGATGTCGGCCTTGAGCGCCGTGTAATCGAGCGCGTTGAACGCCTCGGCGTAGTCATAATCCTCCCCCATCGGATCGGGCGACTTGCCGTTCTGGGTGAGGATTTCGAGTTGCAGCGCATCGGGCCACCAGTCGCGGTTCGTACGGCCGAGCAACGAGCGCACGCCGCCGTCGCCGGTAAAGGGGCAGCCGCCGCCGGGCATCGATCCTGTTGCTACGTCCATGTCGGGTATCCTCTCTCCAAGGGGTCGGTAAGGGTGGAATAGAGGGCGAGCGTGACGGGTTCGCGGTGATTAGTCCAATCGATTAGTTGGTAGTCTTTGATCGAAAAACCCATTTCTCGGATGATGCGTTTCCCCGTCGCGACGGCATGCGAAACGGCCCGCCTCCCGGTCGGGGAAGCGGGCCGCGACAAGCGGTATCGGCTCACGGGGTCAGGCGGCCTGCGCGACCTTTCCGGCCGATTCGTTTCGGATCAGGTAGTCGAATGCCGACAGTGCCGCCTTCGACCCCTCACCCATCGCCACGACGATCTGTTTGTAGGGGGTGGTGGTGCAATCGCCCGCGGCGAACACGCCCGGCACGCTGGTGCCGCCGCGCGCATCGACCTCGATCTCGCCGTGCCGGGACAGGGCGATACCGCTGTCCTTCAGCCATTCGGTGTTGGGCACGAGGCCGATCTGCACGAACACGCCCTCCAGTTCGAGATCGTGCTCCTGGCCGCTTTCGCGGTGCTTCCAGGTAAGGCCCGAGACCTTGTCCTTGCCCGCGATACGCGTCGTCTGCGCGCTGGTGAGGATGTCCACGTTGGAAAGCGAGCGCAGCTTCTTCTGCAGGACCTCGTCCGCGCGAAGCTGGCCGTCATATTCGATCAGCGTGACATGGCCGACGATACCGGCGAGGTCGATCGCCGCCTCCACGCCGGAATTGCCGCCGCCGATCACGGCGACGCGCTTGCCCTTGAACAGCGGCCCGTCACAGTGCGGACAATAGGCGACCCCCTTGTTGCGCAGCTCCTGCTCTCCCGGAACGCCCAGCGCCCGCCAGCGCGCACCGGTCGAAAGGATCAGCGACCGCGCTTTCAGGACGGCGCCGTTTTCCATGTGGACCTCGTGCCAGTCGCCAGCCTCGCGTGCCGGAACGAGCCGGCTGGCCTGGGCGAGGTTCATCGCGTCGATGGCATCGTGCGCGGCGACCTGGCGTTCGAGATCGGCGACCAGCTTCGGCCCCTCGGTATATTCGGTGCCGGGCAGGTTCTCGATGCCGAGCGTATCGTTCAGCTGTCCGCCGAAGCGTTCGGCGGCGATGCCGGTGCGGATGCCCTTGCGCGCGGTATAGACCGACGCGGCCACGCCCGCCGGTCCGCCGCCGATCACCAGCACCTCGAACGGCTTTTTCGCCGCCAGCTTTTCCGCCGCGCGCCGGCCCGCCCCGGTATCGACCCTGGCCAGCACCTCCTCCAGGCTCATCTTGCCGTTGTAGAACGGCTCGCCATTGAGGAACGTCGCCGGCACCGCCATCACGTTGCGCGCCTCGACCTCGTCCTGATAGGTGCCGCCCTCGATCAGCGTGGCGGTAATGCGCGGATTGACCAGCGCCATCAGCGTCAGCGCCTGCACCACGTCGGGGCAGTTGTGGCAGGATAGCGAGAAATACATCTCGAAGGCGAAATCGCCTTCCAGCCGCTCGATCTGCTCGATGATCTCGGCATCGACCCTGGGCGGGTGGCCCCCGGCCCATAGCAGCGCCAGGACGAGGCTGGTGAATTCGTGCCCCATCGGCAGCCCCGCGAAGCGCACCCATCGTGCCGGATCGGACGCGCGCCGGATGACGAAGCTGGGCCGGCGTTCAGCGTCGCCGTCGAAGCTTGCCGAAACGTCGGGATGCAGCGCGGCAATCTCTTCGAGCAGTTCG from Aurantiacibacter spongiae carries:
- a CDS encoding aldehyde dehydrogenase family protein codes for the protein MAAYDNLDRIYLAGEWRRGGGDTLANISPWDESTIFEMAGATPDDVDEAYRASAEAQKQWAGLPPAARSARMHAIADILEARTDEIADWIVREVGGTKLKAALEMMLVTQVARQEAAALPFMVEGAILPEDIPGKESRAYRQPAGVVTLISPWNFPLQLTARTLFPALALGNGVVVKPASDSIVTGGTIFAAIAEEAGLPPGLVAVLPGSGSAIGDAMVQHPVPSVVSFTGSTPVGRGVGKAALESDRLKSLELELGGNSPIVVLDDADIDYAVEASVWGKFVHQGQICMIANRLVVEDAIYDDFAAKFVERVKRLTVGKRDDPACMIGPIVNRDQFDGIMEMIGTARDQGATCALGGDPDGLVIPPHVFTDVEEDNCLVSNEIFGPVAPIQRARDEDHALHLANATGMGLSSAVFSRDEGRALAFARQVEAGMTHINDQTVNDSPFSPFGGAKNSGIGRFNGRWAVDAFTTTHWISVQHEKRQFPFSADDI
- a CDS encoding catalase; this encodes MADEFELSKGGANHQKPKGDDDVMTTAQGAPVADDQNWLTAGPRGPQLLEDQIAREKIFHFDHERIPERVVHARGYGVHGHFELKKAIPEYSRASIFNEVGVKTPTFTRFSTVAGNKGSPDLARDVRGFATKFYTREGNWDLVGNNIPVFFIQDAIKFPDLIHAAKPAPDRGFPQAQTAHDNFWDFVSLSPESMNMIMWIMSDRTIPRSFRFMEGFGVHTFRLVNEEGKSHFVKFHWKPKQGLQSVIWNEALKVNGADPDFHRRDMWDAIDAGDYPQWDLGIQVFDEDFADSFEFDVLDATKIIPEEQVPVEIIGTLTLDANVDNFFAETEQVAFCTQNIVPGIDHSDDPLLQGRNFSYLDTQLKRLGGPNFTHLPINAPKCPVRHFQQDGHMAMTNPKGRVNYEPNSWGDGDGAEEDRGPRGCPMRGFESYPEEVRGPKMRVRSETFADHYSQARQFYVSQTPVEQTHMANALTFELSKVGRMSIRKRMVGHLRHIDEDLAREVADGIGLADLPEKVPLAREPITDLPESPALSIVLNGPDSFKGRKLGIYIAEGADAGVVNALKTAAKDAGAMAEIVAPHVAGAKLSDGSMMEADEKIDGGPSVVYDAVAVVMSEESAKRYNTDKPSIDFVNDAFAHAKFVAYVPAVRPLFETAGVWDWMDDGFVDVSTGDDAAKSFIEKCAKLRFWDRESVKQD
- the katG gene encoding catalase/peroxidase HPI is translated as MDVATGSMPGGGCPFTGDGGVRSLLGRTNRDWWPDALQLEILTQNGKSPDPMGEDYDYAEAFNALDYTALKADIKALMTDSKPWWPADYGHYGPFFIRMAWHAAGTYRTADGRGGAGSGQQRFAPLNSWPDNANLDKARRLLWPIKQKYGKHISWADLFVLTGNIAIESMGGPVFGFGGGRADVFAPETDVYWGTEEEWVNTGAETRIQPDKEMALENPLAAIQMGLIYVNPEGPGGDPDPAASARDIRETFARMAMNDEETVALTAGGHTFGKCHGAGDANLVGADPEGADIAFQGLGWTSGYESGVGEHTITSGLEGAWTPDPTSWDNGYFEMLLGHEYELTTSPAGAKQWHPVGDPEDTLAPDAHREGKRVPTMMTTADMAMKVDPEYRKISERFRDNPDQFADAFARAWFKLTHRDMGPKHRYLGPDVPAEDLIWQDPVPAGTDPSDSDVSSFKSKILDSGLSVAELVKAAWASASTYRCSDHRGGANGARVRLAPQKGWAANDPDELASTLAKIDSLRGSLSMADAIVLAGSAAVEKAAKDAGFDISVPFTGGRGDASEEQTDAESFEPMEPHADGFRNYLKTKHSVKTEEMLLDRAQLLGLTIPEMTVLVGGLRVLGANHSSAGDEGQFTDRPGRLTNDFFVNLLDMNTAWEVVDESGDEKFVGTDRATEEHRWNATRTDLIFGSNSQLRAVAEVYAENGNEEKFVRDFVAAWTKVMDADRFDVRCAKYHR
- the ahpF gene encoding alkyl hydroperoxide reductase subunit F; this encodes MLDKAMTDQLKTYLGNLREPVELVASLGDDQKSAQTRELLEEIAALHPDVSASFDGDAERRPSFVIRRASDPARWVRFAGLPMGHEFTSLVLALLWAGGHPPRVDAEIIEQIERLEGDFAFEMYFSLSCHNCPDVVQALTLMALVNPRITATLIEGGTYQDEVEARNVMAVPATFLNGEPFYNGKMSLEEVLARVDTGAGRRAAEKLAAKKPFEVLVIGGGPAGVAASVYTARKGIRTGIAAERFGGQLNDTLGIENLPGTEYTEGPKLVADLERQVAAHDAIDAMNLAQASRLVPAREAGDWHEVHMENGAVLKARSLILSTGARWRALGVPGEQELRNKGVAYCPHCDGPLFKGKRVAVIGGGNSGVEAAIDLAGIVGHVTLIEYDGQLRADEVLQKKLRSLSNVDILTSAQTTRIAGKDKVSGLTWKHRESGQEHDLELEGVFVQIGLVPNTEWLKDSGIALSRHGEIEVDARGGTSVPGVFAAGDCTTTPYKQIVVAMGEGSKAALSAFDYLIRNESAGKVAQAA